From Paraburkholderia sabiae, a single genomic window includes:
- a CDS encoding prolyl-tRNA synthetase associated domain-containing protein: protein MLGKNEVLKLLEEREIPFYCEEHDSVLNMAESGKLALSVEGARCKNLLLQDKKGQYFLIVTTAAKSLDLVGLSQTLGSKRLSFASADTLFALLGIRTGSLSPLALVNDEAKQVRLVIDAELAREETFLFHPLENNASVSLSRSALDGFLRSIVHLADWLPLAARRD, encoded by the coding sequence ATGCTTGGAAAAAACGAAGTACTGAAGCTCCTTGAAGAACGGGAGATTCCGTTTTATTGCGAGGAACACGACTCGGTACTCAACATGGCCGAGTCCGGAAAGCTTGCGCTTTCCGTCGAGGGCGCGCGCTGCAAGAACCTGCTGCTGCAGGACAAGAAGGGGCAGTACTTCCTGATCGTCACAACCGCTGCGAAGTCGCTTGATCTGGTCGGTCTGTCCCAGACGCTCGGCAGCAAACGTCTGTCGTTCGCGTCTGCGGACACGCTCTTCGCGTTGCTCGGCATCCGTACGGGCTCTTTGAGTCCGCTCGCACTGGTTAATGACGAAGCGAAACAGGTGCGACTCGTCATCGACGCTGAGCTGGCCCGCGAAGAAACATTCCTGTTTCATCCACTCGAGAACAATGCGAGCGTATCGCTTTCCAGAAGTGCTCTGGATGGCTTTCTTCGCAGCATCGTACACCTTGCGGACTGGCTTCCCCTCGCTGCGAGAAGAGATTGA